The proteins below come from a single Miscanthus floridulus cultivar M001 chromosome 1, ASM1932011v1, whole genome shotgun sequence genomic window:
- the LOC136501245 gene encoding histone H2B.1-like, protein MAPKAEKKPAEKKPAAEEKAEKAPAGKKPKAEKRLPASKSSGKEGGEKKGKKKAKKSVETYKIYIFKVLKQVHPDIGISSKAMSIMNSFINDIFEKLAGEAAKLARYNKKPTITSREIQTSVRLVLPGELAKHAVSEGTKAVTKFTSN, encoded by the coding sequence ATGGCGCCCAAGGCCGAGAAGAAGCCAGCGGAGAAGAAGCCGGCGGCCGAGGAGAAGGCGGAGAAGGCGCCCGCGGGGAAGAAGCCCAAGGCCGAGAAGCGCCTGCCCGCCTCCAAGTCCTCCGGCAAGGAGGGCGgcgagaagaaggggaagaagaaggccaagAAGAGCGTGGAGACCTACAAAATCTACATCTTCAAGGTGCTGAAGCAGGTGCACCCCGACATCGGCATCTCCTCTAAGGCCATGTCCATCATGAACTCCTTCATCAATGACATCTTCGAGAAGCTCGCCGGCGAGGCCGCCAAGCTCGCTCGCTACAACAAGAAGCCCACCATCACCTCCCGCGAGATCCAGACCTCCGTGCGCCTCGTCCTCCCCGGGGAGCTCGCCAAGCACGCCGTCTCCGAGGGAACCAAGGCCGTCACCAAGTTCACCAGCAACTGA